The Solibacillus sp. FSL R7-0668 genome includes the window GGATGCCTTTATTGCAGTCCATGATGTACGTGATGTATTTGGAAAAGGCTTTATCGAGCTATCGAAGTCCTAAAGCTGTATATATGAACGAATGAAGCCGCGCAACGGAATTGATTGCGCGGCTTTTTTATCGGAATGTGCTGCTGTCATTCATTAATTAGATGAATATTGAAGCAAACCACTTAAAAAATAAGTACCTATTTTTCACTGCTACATATGATTTATATAAAAGGGGGAGAAGGTTATCGTATTTACGGAAACAATTGATCTTCAAGGCAATTTATTTACAGCTGTTACCGTTCAGTTACCTAAAACAACATTGCTCACAATTTCGAATGAACGTGGCTACATTATGTGTGGTGCACTGGATGTGGGCTTGTTAAATGAAAAATTAGCCGATCGCAAAATCATTGCTGGTCGCGCGGTTGGGGTACGAACAATCGACGACTTATTAAAAGCGCCATTAGAATCCATCACATACGAAGCAAAAGCGTGTGGCATCGAAGAAGGGATGACTGGCGAAGAAGCGTTATTAAAATTGATTTAAAAGCCAAATATGTATGTAATTGATTCACCACCGAATTC containing:
- a CDS encoding YunC family protein; this encodes MVFTETIDLQGNLFTAVTVQLPKTTLLTISNERGYIMCGALDVGLLNEKLADRKIIAGRAVGVRTIDDLLKAPLESITYEAKACGIEEGMTGEEALLKLI